Proteins encoded together in one Quercus lobata isolate SW786 chromosome 3, ValleyOak3.0 Primary Assembly, whole genome shotgun sequence window:
- the LOC115981547 gene encoding pectinesterase-like — translation MDKLVLALSIAYLLCLNLRFVHGATTITSCSQTPYPKVCNQFMNTNLSSTVDESKSEFHVIAHKVTMDQAIEAHRLISSMDTNLFNERAKLAWNDCLELYEDTINQLNRSISSNNPTDALTWLSASIANQQTCENGFKDFNLYSTLQYFPNMLSSFSKLLSNTLAINKALASSSTYSTMLHSKQIGGRRLLKSDGFPTWVSAADRRRLLQSSESGPKADAVVAQDGSGNYKTISEAVASASGSGRYVIYVKQGVYKENVMIKKSNIMLIGDGIDKTIVTGDKNAQEYTTFKTATVAISGDSFIARDITFENTAGPENHQAVALLSASDLSIFYRCSFKGYQDTLYVFSQRQFYRDCDIYGTEDFIFGDAVAVFQNCNIYVRKPMSGQKNTITAQSRQDPNENTGIIIHNSRVTAAEDLSSVETYLGRPWKEYSRTVFMKCDLGSLINPAGWYPWDGDFALDTLYYAEYMNTGSGSDTSGRVKWKGYHVISSPAEAGKFTVRNFLAGDEWISGTGVPYMEDL, via the exons ATGGATAAGCTTGTGTTAGCCTTGTCAATTGCATATCTTCTATGTCTAAATCTTAGGTTTGTGCATGGTGCTACTACTATAACATCATGCAGCCAAACCCCATATCCAAAAGTATGCAATCAATTCATGAACACCAATCTTTCATCAACCGTGGATGAATCAAAGTCCGAATTTCATGTAATAGCTCATAAGGTGACTATGGACCAAGCTATCGAAGCCCACCGGCTTATCTCATCCATGGACACGAATTTATTCAATGAACGAGCCAAGTTGGCTTGGAATGATTGTTTGGAGCTCTATGAGGATACGATTAACCAGCTCAATCGTTCCATTAGCTCCAACAATCCAACAGATGCATTAACATGGTTAAGTGCATCAATCGCCAACCAACAAACATGTGAAAATGGTTTTAAAGACTTCAACTTGTATTCCACTTTACAATACTTTCCTAATATGCTAAGTAGCTTCTCGAAATTGCTTAGCAATACACTCGCAATCAATAAGGCCCTAGCTTCATCATCAACTTATTCAACTATGTTACATAGCAAACAGATTGGTGGGCGGCGCTTGCTTAAATCTGATGGCTTCCCGACATGGGTTTCGGCTGCTGATCGAAGAAGGCTTCTCCAATCATCAGAATCTGGACCAAAAGCTGATGCTGTTGTAGCCCAAGATGGGTCTGGAAATTACAAGACAATCTCTGAGGCCGTGGCATCAGCTAGTGGTTCTGGCAGATATGTTATATACGTGAAACAAGGAGTCTACAAAGAGAATGTTATGATTAAGAAGTCAAACATTATGCTTATTGGGGACGGTATTGACAAAACCATTGTTACCGGTGACAAGAACGCTCAAGAATACACAACTTTTAAAACCGCGACTGTTG CAATTTCTGGAGACAGCTTCATCGCTCGGGACATAACCTTTGAAAACACAGCCGGACCAGAAAACCACCAAGCCGTCGCACTCCTCTCGGCCTCGGACTTGTCCATCTTCTACCGATGTAGCTTCAAAGGGTACCAAGACACCTTGTACGTGTTTTCTCAGCGCCAATTCTACCGCGACTGTGACATATACGGCACCGAAGACTTCATATTCGGGGACGCCGTGGCCGTCTTTCAAAACTGTAACATTTACGTGAGGAAACCCATGAGTGGTCAGAAAAACACCATCACTGCACAATCAAGACAGGACCCCAATGAAAATACAGGTATAATTATCCATAATTCGCGTGTCACGGCCGCGGAAGATTTGAGCTCCGTTGAGACTTATTTGGGGAGGCCATGGAAAGAGTACTCGAGGACAGTGTTCATGAAGTGTGATTTGGGTAGTTTGATAAACCCAGCAGGTTGGTATCCATGGGATGGAGACTTTGCACTGGATACGCTTTATTATGCTGAATATATGAACACTGGGAGTGGTTCTGATACTTCAGGGAGGGTCAAATGGAAGGGCTATCATGTTATATCGAGTCCTGCAGAGGCTGGAAAATTTACTGTGAGGAATTTTTTGGCCGGAGATGAATGGATTTCAGGGACTGGGGTGCCATATATGGAAGATCTTTGA